GAGCAGGACCGGCTTTCGCTCGGGGCGGGGGCGCCGGGACTGACGCTTGTGGGCGAGACGCTGTACGCCTCGCTCGAAACCGACATGGTCGCGATCGTCGATACGCGCGCATGGAAAGTCGCGGGTAGTTTCGCGACCGGTTCGGCGCCCGACAGTGCCTTGCTGATTTAGCGTTCGGCGGTCGCAGGCTGCGGATGGGTAGCCGTGCTACTTGGTCAGCCGACGAGTGCTCGGCGGAGTGCGGTGACCTCTGCATTGAGCTTGGCAAGCCGCTCTCCGGTCATGCCGGTGCGCTCCACGATCAACGGCGCGAGGCACCCGGTTTCGGCCCAGCGTTCGCGACCGAGAGGGGTCAGCGCCACGCGGACCTGGCGCTCGTCGATCGTGCCGCGGCTCCGGGTGACCAGCCCGGCGGTCTCGAGGCGCTTTGCGAGCGGGGTGATCGTGCTCGGTTCCAACGCCAGACGCTCGGCAATCGCGCCGATGCCGCAGCCCTCGGGCGTCTCGTTCAGCACCTGGAGGACGAGGAACTGGGGATAGGTGATGCCGAGCCGGTCGAGGACCGGCTTGTACGCGCGGTTGATCGCGATGGTGGCGGCATAGAGCGAGAAGCAGAGCTGGTCGTCGAGCGGAAGCGGGGCGGGGTTGGTCATGCGTAGCTCCTCGGGCCAATCATTAGCACGACGATGATTATCGCGGCAAATAGTTCTTGCGCCGCACCGCCGCTGCGCCTAATTAGTTATCGCGATAACCAAAAGGAGATGCAGCATGTCGATCGACGTCAAGTACAGCACCACGGCCACCGCAACCGGCGGTCGCGACGGCCACGCACGGTCCGACGACGGCCGGTTCGACGTCAAGCTGTCGACCCCCAAGGAACTGGGCGGCGCGGGCGGCGACGGCAGCAACCCGGAGCAGTTGTTCGCGGCGGGCTATTCGGCGTGCTTCATCGGCGCGCTGAAGGTCGCCGGCCAGCAGCTCAAGGTGAAGCTGCCCGACGACATGACGGTCACCGCGAAGGTCGGGATCGGTCCGCGCTCGGCGGGCGGGTTCGGCATCACGACCGATCTGCAGGTCGCGCTGCCCGGCATCGAGCGCGAGCAGGCGCAGAAGCTGGTCGATGCTGCGCACGAGATCTGCCCGTATTCGAACGCGACGCGCGGCAATGTCGATGTCGGGTTGACGCTGGTCTGATCGCCGGACCGTCGCCGGCGTAAGTCCGGCGGCGGTCCGACCAACACCAGCGTCGCCGGCCGCGCTGGCGTCGCGCCGGGCCGTCAACCGGCGCGTTACGATCTGAGATCGCGTGAGATTATTCTAGGCCCGACGGTGTGGTCGCAGTAAGACATCGGGCACGCCACGCGATCATCACGCCCTGCAGGTTGATTACCACTCACGATGCCGCCGCCTATCGATGACAATGGTCGCGGTGCTGCGACGTTTTCCTTCCTGGCGGGCGGGGGCGAGTGTGGCGATCTGATCGCGACGAGGGACTGGGCGCAAACGACGCTCGGTCCGCTCGACGACTGGCCGCAGAGCCTGAGAACCGCGACGGCCGTCCTGCTGCGGTCGCCCGTCCCGATCGTCATGCTGTGGGGCGAGGACGGCGTCATGCTGTACAACGACGCCTATTCGCTGTTCGCAGGCGGGCGACATCCCGAACTGCTCGGATCGCGGGTGCGCGAGGGATGGCCCGAGGTGGCCGACTTCAACGACCATGTCATGAAGGTCGGGCTGGCCGGCGGCACGCTGCACTACAAGGACCAGGAGCTGACGCTCTACCGGCACGGTCGCGCCGAACAGGTGTTCATGAACCTGGATTATTCCCCGGTTCTCTCGGAGAGCGGAGAGCCCGCCGGCGTCATCTGTTTCCTCGCCGACACCTCCGAGGGAGTGCGCAGCGAACGCGCGCTACGCGACAGCGAGGCGCGACTGCGCGAGCTGAACGAAACGCTGGAAGCGCAGGTCGCCGCGCGCGGCGCGGAGCGCGACCGGTTGTGGCGGCTGTCGCAGGACATGCTGGCGCGCGCGGACTATAGCGGCATGATGTCGGCGGTCAGCCCGGCCTGGACGCAGGTGCTCGGGTGGAGCGAAGCCGAACTGCTCGCGCGCGGCTATGGGACGTTCATGCATCCCGAAGACATGCCCGGGACGCTGGCGTCGATCGCCGCGATGGGCGAGACGCATCTGCCGGCCCGCTTCGAAAATCGCATCAGCACGCGCGACGGCGGCTGGAAACACATCGAATGGACCGTCGCACCGGAACCGGACGGGGTGAACTTCATCGCCGTCGGGCGCGACCTCAGCTACGCAAAGGCCCGCGAGGCCGAGCTCGCGCTGGCGCAGGACGCGCTGCGGCAGAGCCAGAAGATGGAGGCGATGGGCAGCCTGACCGGCGGCGTGGCGCATGATTTCAATAACCTGCTCACCCCGATCATCGGTTCGCTCGATTTGCTGATGCGCAAGGGCGTCGGCAGCGAACGCGAGCGGCGGTTGATCGACGGCGCGCTGCAATCGGCCGAGCGTGCCAAGACTTTGGTCCAGCGCCTGCTCGCGTTCGCCCGCCGGCAGCCGCTCCAATCGACCGCGGTCGATGTCGCACGGCTGGTCGACGGCCTGGTCGAGCTGCTCGGCTCGACGCTGGGGCCGATGATCGACCTGCGTGTCGACGTCGCGGCCGATCTGCCACCGGCCAAGGCGGACCCGAACCAGCTGGAAATGGCGCTGCTCAATCTGGCGGTCAACGCCCGGGACGCGATGCCGGACGGCGGCACCCTGACGGTCAAGGCGACGCGCGAGAGCGTCCGTTCGGAGGATCCGGCGGGTATCCGGCGGGGGCATTATGTCCGCATCTGCGTCGAGGACACGGGCGCGGGCATGGACGAGACCACGCTGCGCCGTGCGACCGAACCGTTCTTCTCGACCAAGGGTATCGGCAAGGGCACCGGGCTCGGCCTGTCGATGGTTCACGGCCTTGCCGCGCAGCTCGGCGGCGGGTTGTCGATCGACAGCACGCCGGGCCTGGGGACCACCATCGCGCTATGGCTGCCGATCAGCCTGACCGGGATCGAGAGCGACGAACCGGTCTCCGAAGCGCCGACCCCGGTCAAGGCGCTCGGCGTCGCACTGCTGGTCGATGACGAGGAACTGGTGCGGATAAGCACCGCCGACATGCTGATCGATCTCGGCTACGAGGTGGTGGAGGCGACGTCGGCCGAGATCGCGGTCCAGTTCATCGAGAATGGATTGAACCCCGATGTCGTCGTCACCGACCATCTGATGCCCGGCATGAGCGGCGCGCAACTCGCGCGGCTGCTCAAGGTCGACCGGCCCGACCTGCCGGTCCTGATCGTCTCGGGCTACGCGGAGGCGGACGGGATCGATCCCGATATCGCGCGGCTGACCAAGCCGTTCCGCAATGCGGAGCTGGCGACGAGCCTGGCCGCGCTGGTCCCCGGCACATCCGAATAGCGCGCGCCGACCGAAACGCGCCGGTCGCCGGACGCCAGGCGTGAACGATTTGAATGCTCAAGCGATTGAGAGGTCGAGGAGAGTCATCGATGGCCGAACCGGACAGGACGTACGCGATCACTGGCGGTTGCCGGTGTGGAGGCATCCGATACACCGTCACGACGGCGCCGCTGTTCGTGATGGCGTGCCATTGCACCGACTGCCAGCAGCAGACGTCGAGCGCGTTCTCGCTCGGAATGCCGGTCGAAAAGGACGGCTTTTCGCTGACCGGCGAGCCCGTCGCCCACCCCAAGACCGCCGACAGCGGCAACGAGAGCCGGGCCTATCGATGCCCGACCTGTGCGGTATGGACCCATACCATGACGGACGGATCGCCGGACTTGGTGATCGTGCGCCCCTCGACGCTCGACGACGCCCGGTGGGTCCGACCCGTCGCGCAGATCTTCGTCCGAAGCGCGCTGCCATGGGCGACGCTCGCCGTTCCGCACAGCTATGACGAGGAGTTCGACGATCCGTCCGGGATCGTCGAGACCTTCCGGGCATCGGGGATATTCGAGCGCGTCGCGTGACCCGCGCTACATCCTCTTTGCGCATGTGCGGATGAAGGCGGCGGTCGCCTGCGGATGCGCGACCGGCAGCATGTGACCGCCGTCCGTCATCGCGAGCGTGGCACCGGGGATCGCCGCGACCGCGGCCTTGCCGTCGACCATGGGGTCGATCACCTCGTCGTCACGACCATATAACAGCGCAACCGGGATCGTCAGCGCCTGATAGCGGGCGGCGATCTCGGCAAGGTCGGCGTCGGCGCTGGCCAGCTCGACCATCGCGGCATTGACGGACACCGGGCGGTCACCCAGTGCGCCGCCGCCACGGATCGCGAAGTCGGTCGGGACCGGATCGGGTGCGAAGATCTTGCCCCACCGCAGCCGGTAGGCCGCACGGCTGATCGGCGTACCGAAGATATGCGCGAACATCGTGCGCGCGGTGATGCCGTCCCTGATCGCCCCGGCCACCGGCGCGGGGATCGACCCTGGCGGCTGCGTCATCGGCGCCAGCAGCGCGAGGCCGCCAACCGAGCCCGGATGGTGCGTGGCGACGCCGAGCGCCACGGCGCCGGCCAGGGAATGCCCGACGAGGAGAGGGCGGTCGAGCGCGAGTCTGTCGATCAGGGCTGCGATAATCGCCGACTGGGCGAGGATGCCGGGCTGCTCTGCCGACGGCTGCGAATAGCCGGAGCCGGGGCGGTCTATGAGGATGATGCGATGGGTGTTCGCCAGCGCGTCGGCGACGCCGTACGAGAAGTTGCGGAGTTGGGCGCCGAGACCGTGCATCAGGACGATCGCGGGGCCGGCGCCGCGATCGACATAATGGATCCGCGCGCCTGCAACATCGATGAACCCGCCGTCCGGGGGCACGTCGCGTTCGATCGCCCTGGTCGTCGCGCGGGTATAGACGGCCGCGGCGGCCAGCGTCGCGGCGAGGATGCTGAGCGTCCGCCGTGCGGTCGAGCGTTTCGCGCCCTGGTCCGACACGATCCTGGATGCGAAGAACCGGCGCATGTCCGCGAGAAGAAACTCGGGCTGCTCCAGCGCGGCGAAATGGCCGCCGGCGGGCATCTCGGTCCATTGGACGATGTCGTAGGTCTTCTGCGCGTGCGACCGCGGCGGCGGCGGGAAGACCGGGTCGGGAAAGGCCGCGACCGCGGTCGGCACCGTGATCCGGGTTCCGGCGGGGAAGGTGCCCGAGCCCTCCAGCACGCGGCCGCGGTAAATCCAGGTCGAGGTCACGAACGATCCCTCGACCAGATACAGCATGATGTTGGTGATCAGCGTGTCCGCGTCGAACGCCGTCCACAGATCGGGACGGCCGTGCCCGTCGCGCGGCACGTCGGCCCACGCCCCGAACTTCTCGAGGATCCACGCCGCGACGCCGACCGGGCTGTCGGACATCGCGATGCCGAGCGTCTGCGGGCGCGAGCCCTGCTCCTGCGAATAGCCGGTTTCTTCCTTGGCGAGTTTCGCGCGCCTGGCAGCCCAGGCGAGTTCGTCGGGCTTTTTCGGTACCGCATCCTCGGCCTGGAGGATCACCATGTTCAGATGGAGCCCGGCAATCGCCTCCGGATGGTCGTGCGCCATCCATCCGCCGATCGCAGCCCCCCAGTCGCCCCCCTGGACGAGGTAGCGGCGCTGCCCGAACAGATCGACCATCAGCGCGTGCATCAGCGCGGCGGTCTTTTTCGGCCCGATCGGTGACAGCGGTCGACCCGAAAAGGCATAGCCCGGAAGCGACGGGACCACGACGTCGTGGCCATCGGCGACCAGCGGCGCGATCAGGGCCTCGAATTCGAGGATCGAGCCCGGCCAGCCGTGCAGGAGGAGGAGCGGGGGACGCGAGCCGTCGCCACGCGCATGGATGAAGTGGAGGCGCTGCCCCTGCACCTCGGCAGTGAACTGCGGCAGGGCGTTGAGCCGGCGTTCCTGCGCCCGCCAGTCGTACCGCGTCAGCCAGTGATCGACGAGCCGCTTCAGATCGGCGAGGCCGACGCCCGACCGCCAGTCGCCCGCGTCGGGCACCATGGCCCAGTCGAACGCCGCGACCTTCGCGCGAATGGTGGCGAGCCGGTCGTCCGGCACGGCGATGAGGAACGGTTCGGCCATTGCGGGGTCCTGCGGATAGTGGGGGGCGGGTCGAGAGGGTTCCAACGCGTGACTCTCGCCTGCGTTCAACACCGTTCGCGATCATGCCACACCGCTAACGCCGCCGGCCGCGTCATCCCGACCGCCGGTATGGCCGGTTGCCGGCCGCGCCCGCCTACCCACGAAAAAGGGGCCCCGGACCGTCGGTCCGGAGCCCCTCTGGTGCCACTACGTGGCGGTCGCGTGCGCTTAGAAGTGCGCGATCACGCCGGCCATCGGGCGAACCGTGTGGAAGTTGCCGGTCGTCGAGATCTCGGTGCGCAGGCGGATGCCTTCCTTCTTGACCAGGCCGTCGAGGCCCAGGGCCTTCAGGCCGACTTCGCCGCCGATGCCGTAGGAGACGCTGCCATAGTCGCGGCTGTTCTCACCGTAGCGGTCGAAATTGACCCAGCGATAGCCGACCTTGCCGTAGAACAGGCCGGTCTCGCCAGCGCGCACGCCGACGCGGCCGTGGACGCCATATTCCCAGTCGACCGAGCCGGTGAAGCCCTTGGCGACGTTGCCTTCGACGCCGACGAAGACGGGGCCGAGCGGCACGTTGACGCCCGCGACGCCCTCGACCAGGCCGCCCTTCAGACGGTTGCCGGGGCGCGACGTCGGGATGCCGGCGCCGGGGTTGCTGTCGAAGCCTTCATAGCCGCCCATGACGCCGACATACGGCTCGATCCCGAACGCGCGCGAACCGTCCTGGGTCGTGGCCGGGGCCGAATCCTGGGCGGATGCAGCGACGGGGACCAGGAACGCGGTCGCAACCGCCGCAAGAAGCAGCTTCTTCATGTACTAAACCTTTTTTGGAACGGCGGCTCCGAGTGAGCGGCCTCGGGTCTAAAAACCCGTCAGCGCGCGAAGGTTTCCCGATCAGTTGCGAAACGCTCCTGGTGTTGCATTGCGGCAACGGTCGGGATGGAACCCCCGGGGCTACCGGCCGCCGTCACGCCGGGTCAGCGCGGCGACGCAGCTCGCGCGGTCGATCGTGCTGCCATCGGGCTCGCGGGCGTCGACATAAGTGACCCGGGGGGCGTCCGATCCCTTGGGATAGAGATAGGCGTCGAGCACGCAGATGCCGCTCTCGAACTGGAGTTTCCGCGCGCTGCCTTCGCGGATGTCGGCGTCGGGCTGGCCGAACAGGCGGACCAGCCCGGCGGCGTCCTGGCCCAGCACGCGCTCGAGCCCGACGCTGGTGAAGGGGATCACCGCGGTGCCGACCGAGGGCCGTGCCGCCGGTACCGCGCAACCGGCGAGCCCGCCCGCGAGCACCAGCGCTGTCACAAACCGCTTCATACACTGTTCCTGTGGAAGAAATGCGTCGCCATCGCCGCGCCCAGGACGGGGGCGGCGATGTTGAGTACCGGAACCACGAACAGCCCGGTGTTCGCAAGGCCCAGCAGGAAGCGCGGCGCCTTGGTCGTCGCACGCCAGCCCCGCATCGCCGCTGCGTCCATGTGCCGGGCCGCGACCATGTCGCCGAGATCGCGCCCGAGCAGCCAGCCGTTGACGAGGAAGAAGGCGGCGGCGGTGCCGATCCCGGTGACCAGCAGCGCGATATAGACGGGCAGCATCAGCAGGTTGACGCCGACCACCCGCGCGGCGGAGGCCAGCCCCATCGTCAGCCCGCGGTGGAACGGGACGGGACGCGCGCTGGCGCGTGCAGCAGGGTAATGCCGGGCCTCGACCGCGGCGACGACGTCGTCGGCGAAGATGCTGATCACCGCGATCGCGACCGCGCGGAACAGCAGCCACAGCGCGAGCGCCGAGGCGAGGATCGCCACCGCCGCCGCGATCCCGTCGGCGCCGAGCGCGGTGCGCGTCGTCCACCACACCCCGACGCCGAGGCCTGCGAAGACGAGCAGGGTCACCGCCATCGACTTGACGAAGACGCGCAGGACCGGCGGGTCGCCGAGCTGGCCGAGCGATAGGAAGAAGGCGCGGAACATGACACCAGGGATGGCGCCGGGGCCTGCGGGCGTCAACGACCCTGCGCACAGTTGCGCGGTCGCCCGCGCCCAATTACGGCGGAGCTTTCCCGATCCACCGGAGCACGCCCCCTTGAGCACCCCCACATACGACGTCGTCGCGATCGGCAACGCCATCGTTGACATCCTGAGCACCTGCGACGATGCGTTCATCGACGAGATCGGCGTGACCAAGGGCTCGATGCAGCTGATGTTCTCGCCCGAGGAAGCCGACGCGCTCTATGCCAAGATGGGCCCGGGCCGCGAAGTATCGGGCGGGTCCGCCGCCAACACCGTCGCGGGCATCGCCGCGCTGGGCGGCAAGTGCGGCTTCATCGGCCAGGTCGCCGACGACCAGCTCGGTCAGGTGTTCGCGCACGACGTGCGCAGCGTCGGCATCCGCTTCGACACCGCGGTCCGCGCGGGCGATCCGACCACCGCGCGCTGCCTGATCTTCGTCACGCCCGACGGCCAGCGGACGATGAACACCTTCCTCGGCGCGTCGCAGTTCCTGCCCGCGGCGGCCCTCGACGCCGATCTGATCGCCGACGCCGCGATTTTGTATCTCGAAGGCTATCTCTGGGATCCCGAGGAGCCGCGCGCGGCGATGCGCGCCGGGATCGACATCGCCCGCAAGGCCGGCCGCAAGGTCGCGTTCACGCTGAGCGACACCTTTTGCATCGGCCGCCACGGCGGCGACTTCCGCGCGCTGATCGCCGACGGCCTGATCGACATCATGTTCGCCAACGAAGCCGAACTGACCGCGCTCGCCGAGACTGACGACTATGAAGCGGCGCTCGCCAAGATCGCGGCGCAGGTCCCGACGCTGGTCGCCACGCGCGGCGCGCACGGCGCCTGCGCGGTGCAGGGCGGCAATCGCGTCTCGGTCAAGGCGCAGCCGATCGACAAGGTCGTCGACACCACCGGCGCGGGCGACCTGTTCGCGGCAGGCTTCCTGCACGGGCAGGCGCAGGGCAAGACGCTCGAGGAGTCGCTGACGCTCGGGTCGATCTGCGCTGCCGAGATCATCTCGCATTACGGTGCGCGGCCGAACGTCGACCTGAAGGCGCTGGCCGCCGAGAAGCTCGGCTGATCACCCCGTCACCACCCCGGCCTGGTCCGGGGTAACAATAAAAAAGGGCCGCGGGAGTTTCCTCCCGCGGCCCTCGTATCCGGAGCGGCGTGCCGGTCAGTGGCTGACCGGCCCGACATATTCGCCCATATCGGGACCCTCTTCCTCGTCGAGCCCGTGATAGAGCCGCGAGTTGCGCATGCCGTAGACGAAGTAGAGCACGATCGCGCCCAGCGTGTACCAGCCGAAGAACACCAGCACGCGCGACTCGACCGTGAAGATCAGCGCGATGCAGGCGAGGATGCCGAGCGCCGGCAGGACCGGGAACAGCGGCACGGTGAACCCGCGCGGGATCTCCGGGTGCGTCTTGCGCAGCCAGATCACCGACAGGCAGACGATCGCGAACGCCGCCAGCGTGCCGACCGAGGTCATGTCGCCGAGCGTGTTGATGTCGAAGAACGCCGCCGCGACCGCGGTGATCAGCCCGACCAGGATCGTGTTGACCCAAGGCGTCTTGAACTTGGCGTGCACCGTCGCGAACACGCGGGGCAGCAGGCCGTCGCGCGCCATGGTGTAGAAGATGCGCGTCTGGCCGTACATCAGCACCAGCACCACCGACGTCAGGCCGACGATCGCACCGGCCTTCACCAGCTTGGCGAACCAGGCCCATTGCGGGCCGAGTGCATCGACCGCGACCGCGACAGGATCGGGCACGTTCAGCGTCTTGTAGTTGACGATCAGCGTCATCACGATCGAGACCAGGATGTAGATGATCGTGCACGCGGCAAGGCTGCCGAGCAGGCCGATCGGCATGTCCTTCTTGGG
This sequence is a window from Sphingomonas ginsenosidivorax. Protein-coding genes within it:
- a CDS encoding MarR family winged helix-turn-helix transcriptional regulator; this encodes MTNPAPLPLDDQLCFSLYAATIAINRAYKPVLDRLGITYPQFLVLQVLNETPEGCGIGAIAERLALEPSTITPLAKRLETAGLVTRSRGTIDERQVRVALTPLGRERWAETGCLAPLIVERTGMTGERLAKLNAEVTALRRALVG
- a CDS encoding organic hydroperoxide resistance protein, whose protein sequence is MSIDVKYSTTATATGGRDGHARSDDGRFDVKLSTPKELGGAGGDGSNPEQLFAAGYSACFIGALKVAGQQLKVKLPDDMTVTAKVGIGPRSAGGFGITTDLQVALPGIEREQAQKLVDAAHEICPYSNATRGNVDVGLTLV
- a CDS encoding ATP-binding protein — protein: MPPPIDDNGRGAATFSFLAGGGECGDLIATRDWAQTTLGPLDDWPQSLRTATAVLLRSPVPIVMLWGEDGVMLYNDAYSLFAGGRHPELLGSRVREGWPEVADFNDHVMKVGLAGGTLHYKDQELTLYRHGRAEQVFMNLDYSPVLSESGEPAGVICFLADTSEGVRSERALRDSEARLRELNETLEAQVAARGAERDRLWRLSQDMLARADYSGMMSAVSPAWTQVLGWSEAELLARGYGTFMHPEDMPGTLASIAAMGETHLPARFENRISTRDGGWKHIEWTVAPEPDGVNFIAVGRDLSYAKAREAELALAQDALRQSQKMEAMGSLTGGVAHDFNNLLTPIIGSLDLLMRKGVGSERERRLIDGALQSAERAKTLVQRLLAFARRQPLQSTAVDVARLVDGLVELLGSTLGPMIDLRVDVAADLPPAKADPNQLEMALLNLAVNARDAMPDGGTLTVKATRESVRSEDPAGIRRGHYVRICVEDTGAGMDETTLRRATEPFFSTKGIGKGTGLGLSMVHGLAAQLGGGLSIDSTPGLGTTIALWLPISLTGIESDEPVSEAPTPVKALGVALLVDDEELVRISTADMLIDLGYEVVEATSAEIAVQFIENGLNPDVVVTDHLMPGMSGAQLARLLKVDRPDLPVLIVSGYAEADGIDPDIARLTKPFRNAELATSLAALVPGTSE
- a CDS encoding GFA family protein gives rise to the protein MAEPDRTYAITGGCRCGGIRYTVTTAPLFVMACHCTDCQQQTSSAFSLGMPVEKDGFSLTGEPVAHPKTADSGNESRAYRCPTCAVWTHTMTDGSPDLVIVRPSTLDDARWVRPVAQIFVRSALPWATLAVPHSYDEEFDDPSGIVETFRASGIFERVA
- a CDS encoding epoxide hydrolase family protein: MAEPFLIAVPDDRLATIRAKVAAFDWAMVPDAGDWRSGVGLADLKRLVDHWLTRYDWRAQERRLNALPQFTAEVQGQRLHFIHARGDGSRPPLLLLHGWPGSILEFEALIAPLVADGHDVVVPSLPGYAFSGRPLSPIGPKKTAALMHALMVDLFGQRRYLVQGGDWGAAIGGWMAHDHPEAIAGLHLNMVILQAEDAVPKKPDELAWAARRAKLAKEETGYSQEQGSRPQTLGIAMSDSPVGVAAWILEKFGAWADVPRDGHGRPDLWTAFDADTLITNIMLYLVEGSFVTSTWIYRGRVLEGSGTFPAGTRITVPTAVAAFPDPVFPPPPRSHAQKTYDIVQWTEMPAGGHFAALEQPEFLLADMRRFFASRIVSDQGAKRSTARRTLSILAATLAAAAVYTRATTRAIERDVPPDGGFIDVAGARIHYVDRGAGPAIVLMHGLGAQLRNFSYGVADALANTHRIILIDRPGSGYSQPSAEQPGILAQSAIIAALIDRLALDRPLLVGHSLAGAVALGVATHHPGSVGGLALLAPMTQPPGSIPAPVAGAIRDGITARTMFAHIFGTPISRAAYRLRWGKIFAPDPVPTDFAIRGGGALGDRPVSVNAAMVELASADADLAEIAARYQALTIPVALLYGRDDEVIDPMVDGKAAVAAIPGATLAMTDGGHMLPVAHPQATAAFIRTCAKRM
- a CDS encoding opacity protein; this translates as MKKLLLAAVATAFLVPVAASAQDSAPATTQDGSRAFGIEPYVGVMGGYEGFDSNPGAGIPTSRPGNRLKGGLVEGVAGVNVPLGPVFVGVEGNVAKGFTGSVDWEYGVHGRVGVRAGETGLFYGKVGYRWVNFDRYGENSRDYGSVSYGIGGEVGLKALGLDGLVKKEGIRLRTEISTTGNFHTVRPMAGVIAHF
- a CDS encoding EI24 domain-containing protein is translated as MFRAFFLSLGQLGDPPVLRVFVKSMAVTLLVFAGLGVGVWWTTRTALGADGIAAAVAILASALALWLLFRAVAIAVISIFADDVVAAVEARHYPAARASARPVPFHRGLTMGLASAARVVGVNLLMLPVYIALLVTGIGTAAAFFLVNGWLLGRDLGDMVAARHMDAAAMRGWRATTKAPRFLLGLANTGLFVVPVLNIAAPVLGAAMATHFFHRNSV
- a CDS encoding adenosine kinase, which gives rise to MSTPTYDVVAIGNAIVDILSTCDDAFIDEIGVTKGSMQLMFSPEEADALYAKMGPGREVSGGSAANTVAGIAALGGKCGFIGQVADDQLGQVFAHDVRSVGIRFDTAVRAGDPTTARCLIFVTPDGQRTMNTFLGASQFLPAAALDADLIADAAILYLEGYLWDPEEPRAAMRAGIDIARKAGRKVAFTLSDTFCIGRHGGDFRALIADGLIDIMFANEAELTALAETDDYEAALAKIAAQVPTLVATRGAHGACAVQGGNRVSVKAQPIDKVVDTTGAGDLFAAGFLHGQAQGKTLEESLTLGSICAAEIISHYGARPNVDLKALAAEKLG